The following coding sequences are from one Macaca nemestrina isolate mMacNem1 chromosome 1, mMacNem.hap1, whole genome shotgun sequence window:
- the LOC105482837 gene encoding zinc finger protein 644 isoform X2 produces the protein MRLFLQQDVNKTKSRLNVLNGLANNMDDLKINTDITGAKEELLDDNNFISDKESGVHKPKDCQTSFQKNNTLTLPEELSKDKSENALSGGQSSLFIHAGAPTVSSENFILPKGAAVNGPVSHSSLTKTSNMNKGSVSLTTGQPVDQPTTESCSTLKVAADLQLSTPQKASQHQVLFLLSDVAHAKNPTHSNKKLPTSASVGCDIQNSVGSNIKSDGTLINQVEVGEDGEDLLVKDDCVNTVTGISSGTDGFRSENDTNWDPQKEFIQFLMTNEETVDKAPPHSKVGLEKKRKRKMDVSKITRYTEDCFSDSNCVPNKSKMQEVDFLEQNEELQAVDPQKYALSKVKPESTDEDLESVDAFQHLIYNPDKCGEESSPVHPSTFLSNTLKKKCEESDSESPATFSTEEPSFYPCTKCNVNFREKKHLHRHMMYHLDGNSHFRHLNVPRPYACRECGRTFRDRNSLLKHMIIHQERRQKLMEEIRELKELQDEGRSARLQCPQCVFGTNCPKTFVQHAKTHEKDKRYYCCEECNFMAVTENELECHRGIAHGAVVKCPLVTSDITQRKTQKKTFMKDSVVGSSKKSATYVCKMCPFTTSAKSVLKKHMEYLHSSSCVDSFGSPLGLDKRKNDILEEPVDSDSTKPLTKQQSTTFPKNSALKQDVKRTFGSTSQSSSFSKIHKRPHRVQKARKSIAQSGVNPCNQNSSPHKNVTIKSSIDQKPKYFHQTAKEKSNAKANSNYLYRHKYENYRMIKKSGESYPVHFKKEEASSLNSLHLFSSSSNSHNSFISDPHKPDTKRPESFKDHRRVAVKRVVKESKKESSVGGEDLDSYPDFLHKMTVVVLQKLNSAEKKDSYETEDESSWDNVELGDYTTQATEDETYSDINQEHVNLFPLFKSKVEGQEPGENATLSYDQNDGFYFEYYEDAGSNNFLHEIHDPQHLETADASLSKHSSVFHWTDLSLEKKSCPYCPATFETGVGLSNHVRGHLHRAGLSYEARHVVSPEQIATSDKMQHFKRTGTGTPVKRVRKAIEKSETTSEHTCQLCGGWFDTKIGLSNHVRGHLKRLGKTKWDAHKSPICVLNEMMQNEEKYEKILKALNSRRIIPRPFVAQKLASNDDFISQNVIPLEAYRNGLKTEALSVSASEEEGLNFLNEYDETKPELPSGKKNQSLTLIELLKNKRMGEERNSAISPQKIHNQTARKRFVQKCVLPLNEDSPLMYQPQKMDLTMHSGMPVKLRTCVHCNTTFTSAVSLSNHLRAYARKKSAGLLTGTALDCKQKKSRSRSGSKKKMLTLPHGADEVYILRCRFCGLVFRGPLSVQEDWIKHLQRHIVNANLPRTGAGMVEVTSLLKKPASITETSFSLLMAEAAS, from the exons acTAAATGTGTTAAATGGGCTTGCCAACAATATGGATGATTTGAAGATAAACACCGATATTACTGGTGCTAAAGAAGAACTCCTAGATGACAACAATTTTATCTCAGACAAGGAGAGCGGAGTTCATAAACCAAAAGATTGTCAGAcatcatttcagaaaaataatacattgacTCTGCCTGAAGAACTGTCAAAGGACAAATCTGAAAACGCCTTAAGCGGAGGCCAGTCTAGTCTATTTATACATGCTGGTGCTCCTACTGTTTCTAGTGAAAACTTTATCTTACCTAAAGGAGCTGCTGTTAATGGACCAGTTTCACACTCCTCCTTAACTAAGACTTCCAATATGAATAAAGGCAGTGTTTCATTAACCACTGGGCAGCCTGTGGATCAGCCAACAACAGAATCTTGTTCAACTTTGAAGGTAGCAGCTGATCTTCAGCTGTCTACACCACAGAAAGCAAGTCAACaccaagttttatttttgttatcagaTGTAGCACATGCTAAGAATCCCACCCATTCCAATAAAAAACTACCTACCTCTGCTTCAGTTGGTTGTGACATTCAGAATTCAGTAGGGAGTAATATAAAGTCAGATGGCACTTTAATAAATCAAGTAGAGGTGGGTGAGGATGGTGAAGATTTATTGGTAAAAGATGATTGTGTCAATACAGTAACAGGAATTTCCTCAGGTACAGATGGATTTAGATCAGAAAATGATACAAACTGGGATCCCCAAAAAGAGTTCATTCAGTTTCTTATGACTAATGAGGAAACAGTAGACAAAGCTCCACCTCATTCTAAAGTaggtctagaaaaaaaaagaaagcgaaAAATGGATGTAAGCAAGATAACTCGTTATACTGAGGATTGCTTTAGTGATTCTAATTGTGTACCCAATAAATCAAAAATGCAAGAAGTAGACTTTCTAGAACAAAATGAAGAGCTACAAGCAGTAGACCCACAGAAATATGCTTTATCAAAAGTGAAGCCTGAATCGACTGATGAAGACTTAGAATCTGTGGATGCCTTCCAACATCTAATTTATAACCCAGATAAGTGTGGAGAAGAGAGTTCACCTGTTCATCCTAGCACTTTTCTTTCAAAtaccttaaaaaagaaatgtgaagagAGTGATTCTGAGTCACCTGCTACTTTCAGTACCGAAGAGCCATCATTCTACCCCTGTACAAAGTGCAATGTGAATTTTAGGGAGAAGAAGCACCTCCACAGGCATATGATGTATCATTTAGATGGGAATAGTCACTTTCGCCATCTTAATGTCCCAAGGCCATATGCTTGTAGAGAATGTGGACGGACATTTCGAGATCGCAATTCACTTCTAAAACATATGATTATTCACCAGGAGAGAAGACAGAAGTTGATGGAGGAAATTCGTGAATTGAAAGAACTTCAGGATGAAGGAAGAAGCGCACGATTACAGTGTCCTCAGTGTGTGTTTGGTACCAATTGCCCTAAAACATTTGTGCAACATGCTAAAACCcatgaaaaagataaaaggtaCTACTGCTGTGAAGAGTGTAACTTCATGGCAGTGACAGAAAATGAATTAGAATGCCATCGAGGCATTGCACATGGGGCAGTGGTAAAATGCCCGTTGGTCACTTCTGATATAACccagagaaaaacacaaaaaaagacttTCATGAAAGACTCCGTAGTAGGATCGTCCAAAAAATCAGCTACCTACGTATGTAAGATGTGTCCTTTTACTACTTCAGccaaaagtgttttaaaaaagcaCATGGAGTACTTGCATTCATCATCATGTGTTGATTCATTTGGTAGTCCTCTTGGacttgataaaagaaaaaatgacatcCTTGAAGAACCTGTAGATAGTGATAGCACTAAACCATTAACTAAACAACAGTCAACCACGTTTCCAAAGAACTCTGCTTTAAAACAAGATGTGAAGCGAACATTTGGATCAACCTCACAATCAAGTAGTTTTTCAAAAATCCATAAGCGGCCACACAGAGTACAGAAAGCTCGGAAAAGCATTGCCCAATCAGGCGTAAACCCTTGCAATCAAAACAGCTCTCCTCATAAGAATGTTACAATTAAAAGCAGCATTGACCAAAAACCTAAGTATTTTCAtcaaacagcaaaagaaaagtcTAATGCCAAGGCAAATAGCAACTATTTGTATAGACACAAATATGAAAACTATAGGATGATAAAAAAATCAGGTGAATCATATCCTGTgcatttcaaaaaagaagaagctaGTTCATTAAATTCTTTACACCTGTTTTCATCATCAAGTAATTCTCACAACAGTTTTATTTCAGACCCTCATAAGCCTGACACCAAAAGACCTGAAAGCTTCAAAGATCACAGACGTGTAGCTGTAAAGAGAGTAGTTAAGGAATCTAAGAAGGAAAGTTCTGTTGGAGGGGAAGACTTGGATAGCTATCCAGATTTTTTGCATAAAATGACTGTTGTCGTTTTGCAAAAACTTAATTCTGCTGAAAAGAAAGATAGTTATGAAACAGAAGATGAAAGTTCCTGGGATAATGTTGAGTTAGGAGACTACACTACACAGGCCACAGAAGATGAAACCTATAGTGATATTAATCAAGAACATGTAAATTTATTCCCTTTATTTAAGAGCAAAGTGGAAGGTCAGGAGCCTGGAGAAAATGCTACTCTTAGTTATGACCAAAATGATGGCTTTTATTTTGAATACTATGAAGATGCTGGAAGTAACAACTTTTTGCATGAGATACATGATCCTCAGCATTTAGAAACTGCAGATGCTTCATTGTCAAAGCATAGTTCTGTTTTTCATTGGACTGATTTGTCTCTTGAGAAGAAATCGTGTCCTTACTGCCCAGCAACATTTGAAACAGGTGTTGGGTTATCAAATCATGTCCGGGGGCATCTTCACAGAGCAGGATTAAGCTATGAAGCCCGTCATGTTGTATCACCAGAACAAATAGCCACAAGTGACAAAATGCAGCATTTCAAAAGAACTGGCACAGGAACACCTGTTAAACGAGTTAGAAAAG ctataGAGAAGTCTGAAACCACTTCTGAACACACTTGTCAGCTCTGTGGTGGTTGGTTTGATACTAAAATTGGATTATCAAATCATGTTAGAGGCCACTTGAAAAGACTTGGAAAGACCAAATGGGATGCTCACAAATCTCCAATCTGTGTTCTGAATGAGATGatgcaaaatgaagaaaaatatgaaaaaatcttaaaggcttTGAACAGTCGTCGTATTATTCCCAGACCATTTGTAGCTCAAAAACTTGCATCAAATGATGACTTTATATCTCAAAATGTTATACCTCTTGAAGCATACCGTAATGGCCTAAAGACTGAAGCTCTGTCAGTGTCTGCATCAGAAGAAGAAGGGCTGAATTTCTTAAATGAATATGATGAAACAAAACCTGAACTGCCCAGTGGAAAAAAGAATCAATCTCTTACACTCATAgaacttcttaaaaataaaaggatgggaGAAGAAAGGAATTCTGCTATTTCTCCGCAAAAGATCCATAATCAGACAGCAAGAAAGAGATTCGTTCAGAAATGTGTTCTTCCATTAAATGAGGATAGTCCGTTGATGTATCAGCCACAAAAAATGGACTTGACTATGCACTCAG GTATGCCTGTGAAGCTTAGAACATGTGTGCATTGCAATACGACGTTTACAAGTGCTGTTAGCCTGTCCAACCACTTACGCGCTTATGCACGAAAGAAGAGTGCTGGACTTTTGACTGGTACAG
- the LOC105482837 gene encoding zinc finger protein 644 isoform X1 — protein sequence MRLFLQQDVNKTKSRQSLIVSPTLECGGIMTWFTATSASGFRLNVLNGLANNMDDLKINTDITGAKEELLDDNNFISDKESGVHKPKDCQTSFQKNNTLTLPEELSKDKSENALSGGQSSLFIHAGAPTVSSENFILPKGAAVNGPVSHSSLTKTSNMNKGSVSLTTGQPVDQPTTESCSTLKVAADLQLSTPQKASQHQVLFLLSDVAHAKNPTHSNKKLPTSASVGCDIQNSVGSNIKSDGTLINQVEVGEDGEDLLVKDDCVNTVTGISSGTDGFRSENDTNWDPQKEFIQFLMTNEETVDKAPPHSKVGLEKKRKRKMDVSKITRYTEDCFSDSNCVPNKSKMQEVDFLEQNEELQAVDPQKYALSKVKPESTDEDLESVDAFQHLIYNPDKCGEESSPVHPSTFLSNTLKKKCEESDSESPATFSTEEPSFYPCTKCNVNFREKKHLHRHMMYHLDGNSHFRHLNVPRPYACRECGRTFRDRNSLLKHMIIHQERRQKLMEEIRELKELQDEGRSARLQCPQCVFGTNCPKTFVQHAKTHEKDKRYYCCEECNFMAVTENELECHRGIAHGAVVKCPLVTSDITQRKTQKKTFMKDSVVGSSKKSATYVCKMCPFTTSAKSVLKKHMEYLHSSSCVDSFGSPLGLDKRKNDILEEPVDSDSTKPLTKQQSTTFPKNSALKQDVKRTFGSTSQSSSFSKIHKRPHRVQKARKSIAQSGVNPCNQNSSPHKNVTIKSSIDQKPKYFHQTAKEKSNAKANSNYLYRHKYENYRMIKKSGESYPVHFKKEEASSLNSLHLFSSSSNSHNSFISDPHKPDTKRPESFKDHRRVAVKRVVKESKKESSVGGEDLDSYPDFLHKMTVVVLQKLNSAEKKDSYETEDESSWDNVELGDYTTQATEDETYSDINQEHVNLFPLFKSKVEGQEPGENATLSYDQNDGFYFEYYEDAGSNNFLHEIHDPQHLETADASLSKHSSVFHWTDLSLEKKSCPYCPATFETGVGLSNHVRGHLHRAGLSYEARHVVSPEQIATSDKMQHFKRTGTGTPVKRVRKAIEKSETTSEHTCQLCGGWFDTKIGLSNHVRGHLKRLGKTKWDAHKSPICVLNEMMQNEEKYEKILKALNSRRIIPRPFVAQKLASNDDFISQNVIPLEAYRNGLKTEALSVSASEEEGLNFLNEYDETKPELPSGKKNQSLTLIELLKNKRMGEERNSAISPQKIHNQTARKRFVQKCVLPLNEDSPLMYQPQKMDLTMHSGMPVKLRTCVHCNTTFTSAVSLSNHLRAYARKKSAGLLTGTALDCKQKKSRSRSGSKKKMLTLPHGADEVYILRCRFCGLVFRGPLSVQEDWIKHLQRHIVNANLPRTGAGMVEVTSLLKKPASITETSFSLLMAEAAS from the exons acTAAATGTGTTAAATGGGCTTGCCAACAATATGGATGATTTGAAGATAAACACCGATATTACTGGTGCTAAAGAAGAACTCCTAGATGACAACAATTTTATCTCAGACAAGGAGAGCGGAGTTCATAAACCAAAAGATTGTCAGAcatcatttcagaaaaataatacattgacTCTGCCTGAAGAACTGTCAAAGGACAAATCTGAAAACGCCTTAAGCGGAGGCCAGTCTAGTCTATTTATACATGCTGGTGCTCCTACTGTTTCTAGTGAAAACTTTATCTTACCTAAAGGAGCTGCTGTTAATGGACCAGTTTCACACTCCTCCTTAACTAAGACTTCCAATATGAATAAAGGCAGTGTTTCATTAACCACTGGGCAGCCTGTGGATCAGCCAACAACAGAATCTTGTTCAACTTTGAAGGTAGCAGCTGATCTTCAGCTGTCTACACCACAGAAAGCAAGTCAACaccaagttttatttttgttatcagaTGTAGCACATGCTAAGAATCCCACCCATTCCAATAAAAAACTACCTACCTCTGCTTCAGTTGGTTGTGACATTCAGAATTCAGTAGGGAGTAATATAAAGTCAGATGGCACTTTAATAAATCAAGTAGAGGTGGGTGAGGATGGTGAAGATTTATTGGTAAAAGATGATTGTGTCAATACAGTAACAGGAATTTCCTCAGGTACAGATGGATTTAGATCAGAAAATGATACAAACTGGGATCCCCAAAAAGAGTTCATTCAGTTTCTTATGACTAATGAGGAAACAGTAGACAAAGCTCCACCTCATTCTAAAGTaggtctagaaaaaaaaagaaagcgaaAAATGGATGTAAGCAAGATAACTCGTTATACTGAGGATTGCTTTAGTGATTCTAATTGTGTACCCAATAAATCAAAAATGCAAGAAGTAGACTTTCTAGAACAAAATGAAGAGCTACAAGCAGTAGACCCACAGAAATATGCTTTATCAAAAGTGAAGCCTGAATCGACTGATGAAGACTTAGAATCTGTGGATGCCTTCCAACATCTAATTTATAACCCAGATAAGTGTGGAGAAGAGAGTTCACCTGTTCATCCTAGCACTTTTCTTTCAAAtaccttaaaaaagaaatgtgaagagAGTGATTCTGAGTCACCTGCTACTTTCAGTACCGAAGAGCCATCATTCTACCCCTGTACAAAGTGCAATGTGAATTTTAGGGAGAAGAAGCACCTCCACAGGCATATGATGTATCATTTAGATGGGAATAGTCACTTTCGCCATCTTAATGTCCCAAGGCCATATGCTTGTAGAGAATGTGGACGGACATTTCGAGATCGCAATTCACTTCTAAAACATATGATTATTCACCAGGAGAGAAGACAGAAGTTGATGGAGGAAATTCGTGAATTGAAAGAACTTCAGGATGAAGGAAGAAGCGCACGATTACAGTGTCCTCAGTGTGTGTTTGGTACCAATTGCCCTAAAACATTTGTGCAACATGCTAAAACCcatgaaaaagataaaaggtaCTACTGCTGTGAAGAGTGTAACTTCATGGCAGTGACAGAAAATGAATTAGAATGCCATCGAGGCATTGCACATGGGGCAGTGGTAAAATGCCCGTTGGTCACTTCTGATATAACccagagaaaaacacaaaaaaagacttTCATGAAAGACTCCGTAGTAGGATCGTCCAAAAAATCAGCTACCTACGTATGTAAGATGTGTCCTTTTACTACTTCAGccaaaagtgttttaaaaaagcaCATGGAGTACTTGCATTCATCATCATGTGTTGATTCATTTGGTAGTCCTCTTGGacttgataaaagaaaaaatgacatcCTTGAAGAACCTGTAGATAGTGATAGCACTAAACCATTAACTAAACAACAGTCAACCACGTTTCCAAAGAACTCTGCTTTAAAACAAGATGTGAAGCGAACATTTGGATCAACCTCACAATCAAGTAGTTTTTCAAAAATCCATAAGCGGCCACACAGAGTACAGAAAGCTCGGAAAAGCATTGCCCAATCAGGCGTAAACCCTTGCAATCAAAACAGCTCTCCTCATAAGAATGTTACAATTAAAAGCAGCATTGACCAAAAACCTAAGTATTTTCAtcaaacagcaaaagaaaagtcTAATGCCAAGGCAAATAGCAACTATTTGTATAGACACAAATATGAAAACTATAGGATGATAAAAAAATCAGGTGAATCATATCCTGTgcatttcaaaaaagaagaagctaGTTCATTAAATTCTTTACACCTGTTTTCATCATCAAGTAATTCTCACAACAGTTTTATTTCAGACCCTCATAAGCCTGACACCAAAAGACCTGAAAGCTTCAAAGATCACAGACGTGTAGCTGTAAAGAGAGTAGTTAAGGAATCTAAGAAGGAAAGTTCTGTTGGAGGGGAAGACTTGGATAGCTATCCAGATTTTTTGCATAAAATGACTGTTGTCGTTTTGCAAAAACTTAATTCTGCTGAAAAGAAAGATAGTTATGAAACAGAAGATGAAAGTTCCTGGGATAATGTTGAGTTAGGAGACTACACTACACAGGCCACAGAAGATGAAACCTATAGTGATATTAATCAAGAACATGTAAATTTATTCCCTTTATTTAAGAGCAAAGTGGAAGGTCAGGAGCCTGGAGAAAATGCTACTCTTAGTTATGACCAAAATGATGGCTTTTATTTTGAATACTATGAAGATGCTGGAAGTAACAACTTTTTGCATGAGATACATGATCCTCAGCATTTAGAAACTGCAGATGCTTCATTGTCAAAGCATAGTTCTGTTTTTCATTGGACTGATTTGTCTCTTGAGAAGAAATCGTGTCCTTACTGCCCAGCAACATTTGAAACAGGTGTTGGGTTATCAAATCATGTCCGGGGGCATCTTCACAGAGCAGGATTAAGCTATGAAGCCCGTCATGTTGTATCACCAGAACAAATAGCCACAAGTGACAAAATGCAGCATTTCAAAAGAACTGGCACAGGAACACCTGTTAAACGAGTTAGAAAAG ctataGAGAAGTCTGAAACCACTTCTGAACACACTTGTCAGCTCTGTGGTGGTTGGTTTGATACTAAAATTGGATTATCAAATCATGTTAGAGGCCACTTGAAAAGACTTGGAAAGACCAAATGGGATGCTCACAAATCTCCAATCTGTGTTCTGAATGAGATGatgcaaaatgaagaaaaatatgaaaaaatcttaaaggcttTGAACAGTCGTCGTATTATTCCCAGACCATTTGTAGCTCAAAAACTTGCATCAAATGATGACTTTATATCTCAAAATGTTATACCTCTTGAAGCATACCGTAATGGCCTAAAGACTGAAGCTCTGTCAGTGTCTGCATCAGAAGAAGAAGGGCTGAATTTCTTAAATGAATATGATGAAACAAAACCTGAACTGCCCAGTGGAAAAAAGAATCAATCTCTTACACTCATAgaacttcttaaaaataaaaggatgggaGAAGAAAGGAATTCTGCTATTTCTCCGCAAAAGATCCATAATCAGACAGCAAGAAAGAGATTCGTTCAGAAATGTGTTCTTCCATTAAATGAGGATAGTCCGTTGATGTATCAGCCACAAAAAATGGACTTGACTATGCACTCAG GTATGCCTGTGAAGCTTAGAACATGTGTGCATTGCAATACGACGTTTACAAGTGCTGTTAGCCTGTCCAACCACTTACGCGCTTATGCACGAAAGAAGAGTGCTGGACTTTTGACTGGTACAG